Sequence from the Papaver somniferum cultivar HN1 unplaced genomic scaffold, ASM357369v1 unplaced-scaffold_150, whole genome shotgun sequence genome:
AAAGATCATATCTAGTGTCAAGGGGTttataatatcattaatgtttgagttTATTTTCATGACTTAGACCTAGTGTTCTTATCACTTctttgggtgtagttgtgggattttccgcaactacaaGTCTACGGTCTAAAGAAAATCATGGAATCAGCCGATGGTGATGTTTTTTTTATAGTGGCCGTTGTAAACAGGGCAATCGAAGCTTAACAACTTAGTTTTTCAAGTCAACTTTACTaacccatcttcctcttctttcttgTTCTCATAGATAAGAAATTGTTTTGTTGAAAATGATGATGAAATTAACAtcatatcttttccttgatgatGATAAAGGTGCACGCTTGAAACTATTAGACTCAAGTAAGTAACTCGCCAAGTTACTCGGTTGAGATCGCCCGGATCGGGGATCGGCCCTTTCGTATTACATTGGCAGTAGTCATTCCCTCTTTCATGCactaagggcaattcctatgatAATGTTCAATctcaaaattttgttgagccacgtggatggccAAACGGGTTTCTTGACTATGGTAAAGCAGGGAAAAATGAAGAGATTTGGTTTTTTAGGGCCCActagtatttctttttaatataaaatgttttgtaggataaagatgaaaaaaaaaatactttaagtgagataaaataggatgaagtgagataaaataggataaaataagATTAAAAAGTAGTAAAATATTCACGGATTGTACTTGGCATGAATCCAAGAGTCGCGGGCGTGAATGAAAAAGTCGTTGGCGGATTTGGCATGGTCGCGCGTTGGTGCTTCCAGTGCTCGCGTTTGTGGCACCACCGCTCGGTCTTCCATCCACGCGCGCCCGCTCATCCAACTCAATGTTTAAATCAACAAATATGTTGATTTAAacgtccatttttcatgtttattgattccataatgggagcaaaatgaacaaactccaataggATCTACTCTAAACATTTACTTGCCTATGCATGTTGTACATAGGGAATTCACCTGTATTATACGGAGGTAATAATAATAGCAAATCCTTAAGTTTCCATTTTATATATTATCTTTCTGAAATAATTTTGCACAACCATCAAAATGGCCcagattataaaattatttttaaccTTTTCATGATGCTGTATATATAGTATATACGGAAATTGTTTGTTGCATCAAACTATCAATTGTAACCACAATACTGGTAGCACCGCCCACCGAAGTGACCACATACTCAAATAATAGTAGTAGCTGAGTTACTGGTAGCAATCATTATTACTGCGAGCTACTGCAATAATAGTAGTAGCTGAGAAACTAGTAATCATTATTACTGCGAGAGTTGTTGCCTGGTTAGGTTTCTTACTTGAATAATCATAATGAAAACACTTAAGTGTTGGATAGGCTCCAGAAAGTTGATTGATCTGTCTTCTTGCTTCACCAAATTTGACGAAACCGAGCAGGAGAGTTACATGTATGTACCTGAAACTGTAGTTGAGAAACCATAAATGCATATACTGTGCTTATAAATTCAACTTACAAGGCGTGTAACTTCCTTCACAGACTCATAGTCATAACATATTACAGAAACAAGAAATGGTTAACTTATCAAAGTCATTTACGCCTGCTGCAATTTTCTTAgggttgtttatcttcttcttctctgtaggCATCTTTCTTAAGAAAAATAGTAAAGCCATCTATCAAAACTGGCTTTTCATTGGATCCCTTCCAACGATTATACGGAATTCTAAACGCTTACTTAAAGGGGTTAATGGAATATTTCTTTCACTCGACGGCAGAGGTTCTTTCTTCATTAATGGACCAATCTTCTCAAAACTCAGATACTTCGTTACTTGTCACCCCAAAAACATTGAGTATATACTTAAAACCGATTTCCACAATTTTCCTAAAGGTCCAGATTTCATGCAAATTTTTGATCCACTAGGTGATGGAATCCTCACTGTTGATTCTGATGCTTGGAAGGTACTGAGAAGAATGGCTCACACTGCATTTATAGCGAGTGAGTTTAAAGATTTATTGTCTAACATGAGCCGTAAAATTGCAGAAGAACAATTAGTTCCATTATTAGCTCATGTGGCTGAAACTGGATCCATCATTGATTTGCAAGAAGTGTGTGCCAGATTTACTTTCGATGTCAACATGAACGCTGCATTTGGAGTGCATGAAAATTACCTCTCAACTGAGCTTCCTTCAAATGATCTTGCTGAAGCTACTGAACAAGTACAAAAAGCTTTACTTTATCGCCATATTCTGCCAATGTTTTTGTGGAAGCTAATGCGCGTGTTCAATATTGGTTGGGAGAAAGAGACAACCAAAGCTCTTAAAATAATAGATGCACGCATATATCAACTTATTTCTCAGAAGAGGAAAGACTTGTTTCAAGGAATAAAAAGTTTCGATCTCTTATCGTCTCACATCAAAACTCAAGCACAAATGGCCAGTACCAATATCTCTTCTTTGCCAACTAAAAATGATGACAAATTCCTCAGGGACACCATGTTCAGTTTGTTTCTGGCCGGGAAGGATTCATTAGCATCTGGTCTCATTTGGTTCTTCTGGTTGGTTTCCAAGACCCCTGCAGCCGAGGCGAAAATCTTTGAAGAATTGAAAGTGTTATATTCCTCCAAAAAGAGAGAACCACCGCAGGAGACCCATGGATGGCCATATGGTTTTGATGCACGCGATTTAGGTGAGCTAATTTATTTGCATGCAGCCATATGTGAATCGCTAAGATTATACCCACCGGTTCCTCTAAATAGTAAAACCGTTTTAAAAGAAGTTGTCCTTCCAGATGGTAGCTTAGTAAAACCAGGAAGGCAGATAATAATCTCAAGCTATGCAGTTGGACGAATGTCATGGATTTGGGGTGAAGATTGTCGGAAATTTAAGCCAGAGAGATGGATAGATGATGATGGGAGGCTAATTCGCCACGAAAACATGTCTAAATTCATTACGTTCAATTTAGGACCAAGGACTTGTTTAGGTAAAGATATGGCATTTACACAAATCAAGGCTGTCGCCGCAGCTATTCTCTTCAACTTTCATGTTGAAGTACTGGGAGGCCAGGTTATTGTCCCTAAACCGGCTATTACGCTTCATATGGAGAATGGATTGAAAGTCAAGCTACGAAAGCGAGTTATTTGAATATGCTCTTCCTGATAATTAAGCATGCTGTTACGGTTGCTAGGGTTCATCTGTTTTTCTTATAGTTTCAATTTGAATTTCATAGAAATATGCTGTTAGACGGGAAAACGGTCATTGTTGTCAGTAATAGTATGTCGTGGTATTGATTTAGTATTGCATTTTACATCTCTTCTAGCAGGTTTTCCTAGATTTTTTAAATTTATGGATGCAAAAGTAGCCTGCCTTGACTGAATGGATACAGCCAAGCTATATTAACGGTACGGCATGGCAGGCCAGCGGCCTGTCAGAACTCTCAACTACCAATCACCTAATTTTCCACCTGGGTGTACGTACATGCATACCATTGATTCTTGCTCAAAGAATTAAAACCATTCACCTTTACTTCCATCAACATTTCTACCTGCAACAACAATAAACTCCACGGGGAACTATTAGGGAAAACTAACCATCAAGATTTTTTCACCAGCTTTTAAAACTTCATGGTGACATTTATGCGAATCTCCGGGCCTAACTCATCAATACAATACACAATCAACAAAAACGTACACTAAGAAAACTCAGAAGAAAAAAAgatcacaacaaaaaaaaaacaaaaaaaaaaaattaggggctCTAGGATGGTCAATTCTC
This genomic interval carries:
- the LOC113336170 gene encoding alkane hydroxylase MAH1-like, which encodes MVNLSKSFTPAAIFLGLFIFFFSVGIFLKKNSKAIYQNWLFIGSLPTIIRNSKRLLKGVNGIFLSLDGRGSFFINGPIFSKLRYFVTCHPKNIEYILKTDFHNFPKGPDFMQIFDPLGDGILTVDSDAWKVLRRMAHTAFIASEFKDLLSNMSRKIAEEQLVPLLAHVAETGSIIDLQEVCARFTFDVNMNAAFGVHENYLSTELPSNDLAEATEQVQKALLYRHILPMFLWKLMRVFNIGWEKETTKALKIIDARIYQLISQKRKDLFQGIKSFDLLSSHIKTQAQMASTNISSLPTKNDDKFLRDTMFSLFLAGKDSLASGLIWFFWLVSKTPAAEAKIFEELKVLYSSKKREPPQETHGWPYGFDARDLGELIYLHAAICESLRLYPPVPLNSKTVLKEVVLPDGSLVKPGRQIIISSYAVGRMSWIWGEDCRKFKPERWIDDDGRLIRHENMSKFITFNLGPRTCLGKDMAFTQIKAVAAAILFNFHVEVLGGQVIVPKPAITLHMENGLKVKLRKRVI